In the Populus trichocarpa isolate Nisqually-1 chromosome 8, P.trichocarpa_v4.1, whole genome shotgun sequence genome, TGTAATGGAAGATGTTGCTAGAAGAAGTGGACTAGACAAGAGGATTTTCTATGATCTCAGAGgaaatcatgataattttgGTGTTCCAGAGATTGGTGGTTCGTctgatttcttttcaaattatagtATTAATGGGCAGTTcggaagaaaaggaaatctcAACAGTGTCACGGTTGAGGTTGGTCTCTACCTTCAGAATATGTTTTCAGTCATAAACTGTTGTTTTCAAGGACAAATGGGTGGCTCAAAatgtctttcctttttctttctcgtcATTTTTGCAGCATTTGTTCCCAAATGTCAAAACTATGactatcgttttttttttttttttggtgatttcaGCATCCTTCAATTACTTATATTTAGATTCTTGCTGCCAATTTCAGAGTTTTGAAACCCtaagaaaatatatgattttccttcattttctgtTTTAAGATTCATATCTCATTTGAAGCTGAACTTCCAGTGTGAATTCTCTAGCTGTAGGCATGAATACATATCTCTTGTTTCAGCCAGTAACAATGTCAAAGCTTTACTTGACTCCTCTTCTATGTATTTCATTCTGTTCTGTCTTCTAGACTGGTGACCGCAAACATCTATTCGTTGGGTTGGACAGCACAATGTCTGCCGGTGTACGAGGGCCAACTAATCTTTTTGGGCATCCAACTGACCAACTACTGGCTCAAATAGATTCACAGCTATCACAATGGGATTCTGAAAAAGGAAAACCTATAACTAAGATATCCTTTGGGCATTTTCCACTTTCATTCTCAGCATTGTCACATTCTCAGAAAAGCTTGAAAGATGTTTTTCTGAAGCATTCAATATCAGCTTATTTATGTGGGCATCTCCACACAAGGTTTGGTAAGAATTTAAAACGGCATCACCAGTCAAATGAAAACTTTCTGTCCTCGCATGAGTTTTTTCAGTTAAATATGCACCAAAAACCTTCTGAGAGCGCTAAAAACTGTTCATCTCAAGCACCACCACTTAAGGAGTTCTGGGAGTGGGAGATGGGTGATTGGAGGAAAAGTAGAGCCATGCGAATTATGGCTGTTGACAGAGGTCATGTTTCATACCTGGACATTGACTTCAAATCAGGaaccaaaaaaaccattgtGTTGCCCACATTTCCACTAGACTCCCGCTTCATGTCAACATCTTCATTCCATCAGATGTATGAATGTCAACATATGGTCCCTTTTTCTTTCGAAACAATCAGATGTATAGTGTTTTCCATTTCTCCAATTATGTCAGTTGTGGCTAGGATCTATGACACAAGACCAGGAAGTCCCCATTTGATCATGGAGACAACCATGACCAAGATTGTGAGGGATGTATCAAGGGGAGACATTTATGCAGCTGCATGGAATTTTAAAGCCTTTGAGGATCCATCTCCTGATAGATTTTGGCTGCAAATAGAAGTAACTGATGCAATGGGAAGATCAACTTTGTCTGAACTAAGGCCATTTTCTGTAAATGGTCTAAGTGCTAAGATCTCATGGACATGGAAGGAATTTTTTGTCATGGGTTGTCAATGGGCTGCCTTGTACTACCCAATATTCTGGTCTGCTATATATTTAATGTTCTCCATTCTTCTCATTCCAAAAATTTGCCTCATTTTCTCTAAGGAGCAGTACTCTTACAAGACTTCCATATGTGAAAAGGGTTTAATAAATTGTATAGCATGGGTTCTGCAGGACCTCTGCAGGATTCCTGTGGTGTGGTTTGGTATTTTAGGATACTTGATCTACCTTATTTCATGTCCCTGGCTTATTGGGCAAGTTTTCACTGATGGTGAGAACAGGGGGTACATGACCTACACGGGATGGGTTGTGAAAAATTTCAACAACAGTGAAAAACACGAGTATATTGGATCTCCAGATATTATGGTGGTTGTGCTTTCCCATTTCTTCTTTGTGGTTATACCTTCTATATTGGTTGCTGGAGCATTTGCTGCTGAAAGAGGTATCTACAAAGAGCATTTCCTATCACTTTCAGGCaagaaagaagatgatgatTCTAGTCAGAAGAATAAGAGATCAGTAAAGTATGATAACCAAGGACGTAGAATatctaaatttctttttgtgGAGAGGTTGTTTCGGAAAATTCTCTTGGTGGTTTGCTTGGTGATTTGTTGGAAACATTTTATGGTGAGTATCAACTCTGTTCTATTATATGTGCACATCGTGTCTACAAAAAATGCATGCATTGCATCTCATCACATAGTAGTAGCCACTGCCATTATTCTACTAGAAAGTTGAAAGTGATGGATTACTAAGCCAGTAAACCACTAATTGCTTAGTCAGCGATGGTTGTTGCATAATGTAAGTAGAGTATTGGCTTATGGAGTtaggaaattttttattaatgaccGAGccattttttcattgctttttaagGATTATACCTCTTATTCCGGTAACCAATTTGGAAATGATACTTATTCAAAATCCCATCGAATATGATCGGATATGATATGCTTGAGTACATAGGAAAAGGACTATGTACTTTGAACCATGCAAGCAACCCGCCTTGAATTTGGAAACGTATAAAAATGCTGGATGGCAGTTTATTAGATTTGATCatctcatctcttttctaaCTTGGTTGCTTGTCTCACAGAATTGCAGAGTTCTCATAAAAGCATATGAAATGAACCCCTTGCTTCACTTTCCAGTGTATAGCCTTGCAATTCCATTGCTGTTGGCTTATGCCGTGTACAAAACCAGAAGTATTCAATGAACTCTCTGCAGAAAGTAAGCCTTGCTCAACACCATCGAATCAGAAGgcaattttttattagttaccACAGGACACACGGGAGAGGCGGGATGACATAGATTGACACTACACTTGACTTCAAGCTGTTTGAAGATGCAAATTGTTGCGCAAAAACGGGTGTGTGGAGCACTGACATGTTTACGGTAGCCGACCCTGGACTACCCTGGATGGTATGTGATCAAGAGACTTCCTAGCGGACTTATGTTTGGCTTTCTAGGATGGGAAGTTCAAGTTTTTAGTGCATGACTAATACGATTGCAAGCAAGTTACCAGAAATGGAGTAACAACGTTTTCATGCCCAAATTTTCAATCGAAGTActgttacaatttttttttattcagatgATTATTTTGTCCTCAACATTACTTAGtttctaaaagaaagaaagaaagaaagggaatgCACATTATTTTTGCATAATAACCAGCGTAAAGATAACAGGTGGATCATGAGGTTGTCATGGACCATGCTTTTCGTAGCGTTTTAAGAAAAGAGTAATTGCACTTCAGTTTTGACAGACCACCAAATCCTGTGTCGTCCTATCTTTTTTGGGGCATCTATAAAGGGAAAGATGCTTTCGCGCATTTGGCGAGGACATTTGATTGCTTATCTACTCATGTCCATTTGTTGCAAAAAGCATCCCCTTCCAAGAAACTTTGCCCAAGACTGCAACATGCCAGGAAATCTCTCTCCTTCGACGGGGTCGAAACTTGCCTTTAAAATATCTGAATTTGCAAAGTTGTTACAAAACTAATGATCTCTCTGGCTGGTTTGCTTTGTCTTCATTTTGCTGCTCATATTACTCAGCTGCAAAGGCTTACTATTCGTTGTACCAACAAAACATCCACCCCAGATGAATTATCTGTGAGCAAAACCTGATCGACTAGACAAAGCATGCTTCTTGTTCATGACGAATATTGATGAAAACATCCTAAATAGCATACCGACAGCCTAAATGGAGTCGTGCCACGAATGGAAGAAACTACGCGGCATTAgattattgaaaaagaaaggggGTAAAGGTATAGGGAGAAATTaagagttaaaaatatattataagcaTATAAATATTACACATTAAGGCTGTTTATCTGGCAGATCCAAGTCCAGATAAATGGTGCaacatatatttatttcattctaCCTGGGGCAATTCAAGCCTATTGTCCCCAAGTTGATTTTTACTTGTACAATGCACTTGAAAGCACTAAGAACAGCTACTAGTATCATCAATATATGATCATAAGATTACAGATGAATGCACTTTGCATGGATCCTGATTCATCATACCCTTATAACTTAACATGGAAACGATCACAGAAACTATATACAGCTGATTCCAGAAACAAGACAGACAACGAGATGTGTTTTCTTTCCCTTGCCACCCTTTCCTCCTATTTCTGTTCTCCTTTATTTTTGCAGTTCAGGTTTTGCAGACCGAGGGATCAAAAGAGCCCATTTTGCACTTTCCCCAGCAATGTTCTTAAGTGTCTTCCTTGCTACAACTGAACAGGCAAAGAGGCCAAGCTGATGACTCATCCGGGTGGCCAATCTAGTAGGAAATGAGATTTACCGACGTTGTTGGCACATTGCACAAATGGTGGCCGGCTTGATATTTGCAAAGGTGCAATATTCACAGGACCAGTGGCCTGGCTCATCAATGTTTCTACTAGGGCCACTTGACCTAGATGTTGAGCCCTTGCCTCTACCAGCTCTTGCCCTACTGCTACCACCTCCCAAGCTCTTCGAGCTTGCCATTCTGCTGCATGCACCATGGGAATCCACATCTGATAGACCATTCTCTAAAGCCCGGACTAAATTCTCAAAGTAGTTCCTAGTTACACTTCAcagaaaaacaataacaaaaaaaatccatcaactCAAAATTCAATAAGCAAGGACAGGAGAAAGACAAATAAGTAATTTTCAGTCCCCTCTTTGCCAAGAATACTTTGACTGATTCCTACAGGTTCTGATTTGGGCTAAATTATTCAgataaaacaaacttttttctAGCAACGTTtcaatctaaatataaaaaaatacctggTCAACCCGGCAAGTTTAGTGCGGAACTCATTAAAATCTTTCGACGGGCCCTCTGCATTTAGGTAAATCTGAAGCTCCTTCTCTGCACATTGATGCAGTCGTTCCAATCCAGACTCGGCCTCACCTGTGTAAATGGCATTAATCAAAACACAGAAGGGTTGAACTGTCTgcattgaatagaaaaaaaatgacctacCTTGCAAATACTCAAAGAACAGTCTCTTGGCATGTTCATGCTCAGGCAAATAGTATCCATAGGCATAGGTCCATTTTAGAACTCTCCTACATTCAACTATCTGCAGACAGACAACAAATAATatcacacaaaaacaaacaaaaaagaaccaTTCTACAGAACTTAAACTTTACTACTATTTTTTCACTAAATGACACGGCATTTTGTGATTGGTACATCAAACATTCCATTCCACAATTATAATTGCATCATTAAAAGTGAAAACATTTGCATcccattttttgaaaaactatcCTATATTATAAACGTAGTGTCGTCAAGTATATTTTAGTAAAAACTTCAAATATGCTTAGCATTACTCAACAAGAAATAGACATATTTGTACTCATACAGGACCGCTTACCTGTAGCCAGGCCTCTATTATGAACTTCAGCTGTGACTCAGGTTGGCATTGTATGTCACTCAGCTTCTCAAgctacaaaaacacaaaatcaatacGCTTGTATGTACCCATGTATATTATGGGTTCCCAAAGAGAATATGATCAACTTCAAATTGCTCAAGAGGGTGCAATCATCTATGATTAAAATTGATTCTAGAATAAATCTTTAACAATTCCACAAGCATGGTATCTAGTGGGGGTGCCCAATAACCCGGAGATATTTCCAAAGaggaaatgataattttatggCTTCAAGTTTCTGGGTTGCTACCACAATATCTAGGTTGACATTACCCAAAGCAACTTAAGGAAAAGAATCCACTGATCAACAAGATATGCCTTCCAGTAAAAATTACTCTCAAAGAATCAACACTGCTAGGATTGCTGACCAACAACAGTAAGTAGTGCTTACATGTACATTTTGCATTTGCTGTAGGTCTGCCAGTGCCTTCTGCCGAGACTGCAGGGAGAACAGAAAAATTAGGAATTAAATTTGGAAATGCAAAGGATTCAGATTTGTAATGTGTCTAGTGAGATTAGGAATTCAATATCACACAAAATATTAGAGCCAGAAGTAATCAtatcattcaaaagaaataCTAAGAAATCATAGCATTACCGAGTAGAAAACAGTAGCCACTTGACCCATTCAATACATTTAATCAATACAAGTTTGTGCAGCTACTAGATCTCCAATCTCTTCCCTGTTTGAGCTGTCATTCTTGGAGTCATTGGAGCAATGATTTTGGTGACTTGGTTTTTTGAAGTTAATCTTTGGATTAATATgggttttaggatttttttttttcattttgattttaggtttatGTCCTTAGAAACAGTTTAAATGAAATTTACTGGGATTGTTTTCTTATGCGATGAAGCTCATGTGTTTCAGACTTCCTCTAATCAACTGACAGGTCTCCAGGCCATCCCGTGATGTTCATGTGATGAATAAGCAGACAGCAGGTTACAAATATTATCAATCAGAGCAACACACATTTCGACAAAATTTGGGAGAATTACCAAAAATGGGACACAACATGAATTGACTTTTCCATCAAGCAAAGGAGGCTAATTAGAgctctcaaaaaaaaatctcaaaacaagaATGCTCCAAACTCCAAGCCTCTATATCCATTCCTCAGTTTCATATTTCTCCCAAAGTTCATGTTTCCTTAAAATGACTCCAGTTTTAATGACCAAAGTTCATCCTAAAAGTTTAGGGTCATCTCCACCAAAGATATTTCTAAGAATATCACATAAAGTTTATACAGTGCTTCCTAGAAAGTTTTCTGTTCAATATGTCAACAAACAAATGATCTGGAGGTCACCTTATAACAGAGAGATAAGACAATATCACGAGGAATAAGTTTACATGTAAAAAGGTCAGCTGCTTGTACTTACTGTTTGGTTGGTTGCCCATCTTTCATAATAATGAGTGTATCTCTCCAGAGAGTTTTTAGCCATTTCTCTTCGCTTCTCAGCGTCATCATACTGCAACCGGAAGAACCAATTGATGCAACATCAGATGACTATACAAGTCTATTCAAGAATTATCAGAAGACATGCAAAAT is a window encoding:
- the LOC7462116 gene encoding putative metallophosphoesterase At3g03305; amino-acid sequence: MEKKQYPEFRETGIVVLMLLCIFTTISTSVSIQQEEGGAEELISSSPRKWEDRVIEVKGGPESIIWIVQLSDLHFSVHHPERALDFKRIVGPALKMINPSLVLITGDLTDGKSKDLLTMKQNEVEWIEYRNVMEDVARRSGLDKRIFYDLRGNHDNFGVPEIGGSSDFFSNYSINGQFGRKGNLNSVTVETGDRKHLFVGLDSTMSAGVRGPTNLFGHPTDQLLAQIDSQLSQWDSEKGKPITKISFGHFPLSFSALSHSQKSLKDVFLKHSISAYLCGHLHTRFGKNLKRHHQSNENFLSSHEFFQLNMHQKPSESAKNCSSQAPPLKEFWEWEMGDWRKSRAMRIMAVDRGHVSYLDIDFKSGTKKTIVLPTFPLDSRFMSTSSFHQMYECQHMVPFSFETIRCIVFSISPIMSVVARIYDTRPGSPHLIMETTMTKIVRDVSRGDIYAAAWNFKAFEDPSPDRFWLQIEVTDAMGRSTLSELRPFSVNGLSAKISWTWKEFFVMGCQWAALYYPIFWSAIYLMFSILLIPKICLIFSKEQYSYKTSICEKGLINCIAWVLQDLCRIPVVWFGILGYLIYLISCPWLIGQVFTDGENRGYMTYTGWVVKNFNNSEKHEYIGSPDIMVVVLSHFFFVVIPSILVAGAFAAERGIYKEHFLSLSGKKEDDDSSQKNKRSVKYDNQGRRISKFLFVERLFRKILLVVCLVICWKHFMNCRVLIKAYEMNPLLHFPVYSLAIPLLLAYAVYKTRSIQ